The genomic DNA TTCTGAACGGCAAATCTGATGCCCCGTGGAGATTCCCGGGGTGGTCCTGGGATAGCTTTAAACCTGCCTGATGGTCAAAGGGTTACATTCAAGCCGTCAACAATGCTTATAAAATCCACCTTGATTCCCTTGGATCTCAATGAAAGGCTTGAATGCCAGACCTCACGACCTGAGCTTGTCCCCAGCCCGAGGCAGCCATTAAAATCTTTACTGATCAAATCTATTCAAGGTCATACAGGTTTCTGGCCCTGGAATAATGCTGCAGGTAGCTGGTTTTAAAATAACAGTTTTTTTTGATCTCGACAACAGGCACTTATTGGACCGGGGTTCAAAGTAAAATACAGCAGGCCTGAATCTTGGCCAGCAAGGCTTCTCATGATTAAAACATTGACTAAAGATGAAGATTAGGCTTATGAAAAACTGCTGAAAAGAGCTGGAAGCCGGGCTGGAATTTAGGTTTTTCTTAACTGGAGCTGGGGATGAAGATTATTTCTTTTGCCAATTACAAGGGCGGGGTGGGCAAGACCACCAGCGTGGTCAACACGGCCAGGGTCCTGGCTGAAAAAAATAAAAAAGTACTGGTCATTGATCTTGATCCGCAAGGCAATTCCACCCTTACCCTGAGCCGTAGCAATCCATTTGAACATGAAAAAACGGTTGGTGACCTCTTGTCAGATAAAGATCTTTCCATCAGAGACTGTCTGGTGGAGACGCCATGCGGCGTAGATCTGATCCCGACCAACCTGCACTCCTATCCCCTTGTATCTTCGTTGCCTGCCAACTCGGCCAAGAGGATTTACGGCCTGAAAAACAAATTAAATGATCTGCAAGAAGATTACGACTATGTCCTGGTGGACTGCCCTCCTCAGATTGAAGGAGCACTCATAACCAATGCCATTGCTGCTTCAGATTACTATGTTCTTCCCATAGAAGGTGAATCAGTCTATGCCCTGCAAGGGGTGGATCATTTGATTCAGGCCATTGATCTCATAAGGGAAGACTCCGGCTCCGGGATCAGGCTGCTTGGTGCCCTGGTGACCATGGTGGACACCAGGACCAAGGCTGGTCAGATGGTCATGGAGGCTATTAACAGGTATTTCAAGGACATGGTATTCAAGGCCGTGATTCGCAGAAACACCACCATCAATAAGGCCAACTTGAGCAACAAGTGTGTATGTGATCTTGATCCCAAATCTTCGGGATGTGCAGACTACAGGGCCTTTGCTCAAGAGCTGGTCAGCAGAATAGATACTGAAATCAAGAACAAGTAAAGGAACAACCATGCCCAAGGAAACCCGCGCACATAAGGATGAGAGTCAGGGAAGAGGCGCGTTGGAGAGTCTTCTCAATGATCAGGCTGAGGCAAGGCTTCAGAGGGAAATCAGCATTTCCAGGACCGGTGGATCGTCTAAGACTGAAACTAAATCACCTGGTCAAGGAAAGGGCAGGAAAAAGTCCGGGACTAAAGCTTCGGCTGGTTCTGTCCAGACAGGCCCGGAGTACAGGCAAAAACCTTCCATGAAGGAAACCAAGGCTCAGCTTATCAAGCGAATGGAGATGCTTCTTGCAGAGTTTGATAAACTTGAAGCCAAAATAGAACAAAAAGACTTAGAGCTGGACAAGGCCAAAAGTGATAAGACTCATCTCAAGGCCAAGTTGGACAAGCTTCAGACCGAGGTCAAGGGTTTGCAGGATGAATTGCAAAACAAGACCGGGGATCAAAAAAAACTGGCTGATTTGGAAAGGAAGTACGCTGAAAAGGTACTTAAGCTGGAGAAGGACCGGGAAAACATCCTCCGGGAATTGTCTGAAAAGGACAGTACCATTGCCGGGTTGCAAAAGGAAAAGTCCCTGCTTGAATCAGAGATTGACAGGATGGAGGTCCTGGTTAGTGAGGCCCAGACAAAAGAAGAGCTCCATCAGGCCAGTCTGAAGAAAAAGGATCAGGAGCTTGGATTACTGCAAAAGGAAAAGCATAATCTGGAGCAGGAGCTTGAAAAACTGAGTCATAAGACAGCAGCCAGGAAAAAAGAAGAGGCTGCCTGGGAAATGCAGGCCAAGGCCGACGACTGGCGGGTTAGGGCTGATGAGCTGTGGGACGGCAGTGCCTATAAGGCGCCTCAGAAGGCAGTCTATTATCTCAATGCAGCCCTGGAACTCAGGCCTGACTGGCCGCAGGCCTTGAATGACCGTGGTCTGGCCCATCTGGATGATTTTGACCTGGACGGAGCTCTGGAGGATTTCACCACGGCCATTGCCCTGAAAAGGGATTTTGCCGAAGCTTATCACAACAGAGGGGTGGCTCTGCTAAAATCAGGCAAGAAATTTGCTGCCAGAAAGGATTTCCAGGTTGCTGCCGGACTTGGACTCTGGCTGGGCATAAATGCCCTGCAGGTTCCCAAAAAAGACCCGGGCATAATTGAGCGGCTTATCAACCTTGTGTTTAAAAGGAGAGATAAAAAATGATAGTCAAAGTTGTGTACTATTCCATGTACGGGCATATCCACGCCATGGCCCAGGCCGTGGCCCAGGGGGTGAGCCAGGTCAGTGATGCCAGGGTTGATATGCGCAGGGTTCCTGAGACGTTGTCCGATGATATCCTGGAAAAAATGGGGGCTCTCCAAGCCCGGGATAAAATGAAAGATGTTCAGGCTGCTACAGTGGATGAGCTTGATGAGGCTTCAGCCATCATATTCGGCACACCTACAAGATTCGGTAATATGTGCGGTCAGATGCGTCAGTTTCTGGATGCTACAGGCAAGTTGTGGGCCTCTGGCGCCCTGATCGGCAAAGTGGGCAGTGTGTTCACCAGTACAGCCACCCAGCATGGAGGACAGGAGTCCACTATCCTCAGCTTTCATACTACACTGCTTCATCAGGGCATGATAATTGTCGGGCTGCCTTACTCTTTCCAGGGACAGATGCGCATTGACGAAGTTACAGGCGGTTCTCCTTATGGAGCTTCGACAATAGCTGGAGGAGACGGCCAGCGTATGCCAAGCGAGAATGAACTGGAAGCAGCCAGGTTCCAGGGACGGCACGTAGCTGAAATAGCAGCCAAACTTGGATGATCCTGTTAAGACGGTTCCTCCCCCCAGCATAGTCATCCAAAGCAGGTGGCCCGGCTGGGGGGGTTTGCCAGCTCTGAGGGCATGGTGTCTTTCTCGGGCCAACAACATTTTGGACCCAAACCTGTCTGAACCGGACTGTCAGATTTGGTGCGGACTTGGTTGGTTTACTTCAGGCATCATCGCTCAGGGCATCCAGAAGACTGATGGTCAAGTTTAGAAAGTCGGCTTCAGTAATAATTCCCACCAGTTTTTCACCCTCAACAACCGGAAGACATCCGAATTTATGCTCCAGAAGCAATGCAGCAGCATCCCTCAGGGAGTCGTTCCCGGATATGGTCCTGACAGATGTGTTCATGATCTCAAGGACGGGTATGCCGAGGTCGAGTTCTTCCTGTGTACTGGAGTCCACATCTGCCAGCTTGGAAACTGTTGCAGCCAGGATGTCCCTGTGGGTCAGAAGACCGATAAAGTGCATTTCTTCGTTGACAATGGGGATATGTCTTATCCTGGCCATATTCATGACCGATCTGGCCAGGGCAAGATTGTCGGTTTCTTTGAGGGTGAAGATGTCAGTGGTCATAATGTCTTTGACTTTAAGCATGGGTCTGTCCTTGGTTTGATTGATATTAGCCGGATAAACAAGCATAACCCATGAGCTTCAGGGCAGTCAATGCAAGGCTTGGCCTGCATGCTAATCAAAATAAAAAATGGACAGCCCCCTGAAAAGTTCTTATGGGTGCCCTTGTGCCGGGCAGGTGCTTTGATTACCAGCGATGAGCTGACAAAGGTTGTTCCAGCCCAAAAGGATTGGCCATGCAAGGGGATTGTCCGGACTTTTTTTGGAGCTGTTAAGAGTAAACTGTTTCAGGAGTATTTTCAGTTGGCGATTGATCCCAGGCGAATCAGAGATAAAATGGTCCGCAATCAGATTGAGGCCAGGGGGATTTCCAATCCCCGAGTGCTCAAGGCCATGGGCACCGTTCCCAGACATCTGTTTGTTGATGAGGCCCTTCAGGCCCAGGCATATGAGGATCACCCCCTGCCCATAGGGCACGGACAGACAATTTCTCAACCCTATATAGTTGCCCTCATGAGCAGTATACTTGAGGTTGATCCGGGAATGAAAGTCCTGGAGATCGGCACAGGCTCTGGATACCAGGCAGCAGTCCTGGCAGAGATGGGGGCCGATGTTTATACAGTGGAGCGGGTCAAACCTCTGTATCAAAAAGCAAGAAAGCTGCTGGCTGATCTCAGGTATCATTATGTCAAGACAAAGCTTGATGATGGAACCATGGGCTGGCCTGAAAAAGCTCCTTTTGACAGGGTGCTGGTCACTGCAGGCGGCCCTGATGTACCTGAACCTCTTGTGGAGCAGCTGAGCGACCCGGGTATCCTGGTTATTCCAGTCGGCTCGACCAAAAGGAGCCAGACCCTGGTAAAAGTCTCCAAAGACCGCGGCAAGGTGGACCGCAGGGATATGGGCAGCGTAGCCTTTGTGGATCTGGTGGGAAGGTTCGGCTGGTAAGGGAAGGGAATTGAAGCTTTATCGGAAATTGATGGGAAGGCTATGGGACTTGGCTGCCAAAAAGGGAGCCGAAAAAGTCCTGATGATGGTCGCCTTTACCGAGTCCATTTTTTTTCCCATTCCTCAGGATCTGCTTTTAATTCCCATGGGGCTCTCCAGGCCCCGCAAGGTTTTCAGGCTGGCCACCCTTTGTCTGGTTGCTTCGGTTCTGGGAGGTGTGGTCGGGTACTTCATCGGTCTTTTTTTTATGGAGCTAGTGGGGCTGGCCATAATAAATTTCTATGGCCTGGCTGATAAATACTTAATTATTCAGGAATGGTACGATAGATACGATGCCTGGGCTGTTGCAGTGGCCGGCATCAGTCCTGTTCCTTATAAGGTGTGTACCCTCACTGCCGGAGCCTTTAAGATCAACTTCGCAGTCTTTGTGATTGCCTCGGTACTTAGCCGGGGATTGCGGTTCTATCTTGTTGCTGCTGTGATCTACTGGCAAGGCGAACGAGCCAGAGATTTTCTGGAGAAAAGATTTGACCTGGTCGTAAGTCTGACCTTGGTTTTGGTTGTTCTGGGTTTTATTTTGATAAAATTTATCTGATCCGGACCGAATCTTGGCCCGGTCACTGAACTTAAAGGTGAAAAAATATGGAAAAAGCTGAATCGTGCAAAGCATGCCCGTCCCAGGCTAAGGCAAAAAAGAACCCTGCCATGTCCATCCAGGATGAGCTGATATCAACAACCCTTTCCAAGATTAAATACAAGATATTTGTGATGAGCGGCAAAGGAGGGGTAGGTAAGAGTTCGGTGGCGGTAAACCTGGCTGCAGCCCTGGCTGCTAAAGGCCGGAAGGTTGGATTACTGGATGTGGACATCCATGGTCCGTCAGTCCCCCATCTGCTGGGCATCAAGGGGTTGCTGGACGCAGACAGGGGGAAGATGGTCAAGCCCAAGATGTATAATGACAATCTTGCGGTGGTTTCAATGGAGTCTCTTCTTCAGGATCCGGATCAGGCCGTTCTCTGGAGAGGCCCCATGAAGACAACGGCCATAAGGCAGTTTGTAGCGGATGTGGCCTGGGGGGAACTTGATTTTCTGATCATTGACTCTCCCCCTGGGACCGGAGATGAACCCATGACAGTTCTCAAGACCATTCCTGACGCCCTGTGCGTTGTGGTCACCACGCCCCAGGAGATTTCTCTGGCTGATGTTCGAAAATCCATCAACTTTCTTCAGTATGCTAAGGCAAATATTCTGGGAATTGTTGAAAATATGAGCGGACTGATCTGTCCCCACTGTCAGGGGGAAGTGTCATTGTTCAAAAAAGGTGGCGGCAGGGATCTGGCGGACAAGTATGGCTTGTCCTTTCTTGGGGCCATCCCCCTTGATCCGGCCAGTGTGGTCGCTGGTGACCTGGGCAGGCCAGTGGTCCTGATTGACGGTCCTTCCCCGGCCAAGGATGCCTTGAAAGCCCTGGCCGACACCGTGGAAGAAACAGCAATCAACAGTCTGGAAGCCTTGGCAACAGTGCACAAGTAATCAGTCAGGTCTGACTGGCGGGCCGGTGATCAGGATTAAAAAATAAAAATTGAAAAAAGTTCTTGCAATTTAACAATTGAACTTATATATCTCCCTTTTCCTTTGGCTGGCGTAGCTCAATTGGTAGAGCAGCTGACTTGTAATCAGCAGGTTGCGGGTTCAAGTCCCATCGCCAGCTCCATGGAGGGGTTCCCGAGTGGCCAAAGGGAACAGACTGTAAATCTGTCGGCGATTGCCTTCGGAGGTTCAAATCCTCCCCCCTCCACCATTTTTCAATTAAGGTCCGGCACGTCCGGACCTGCCTGTTGTATAAGGCAGGCTTTGCATTGTAGGAGACAGGGGTTGCCTGTTGCTTGACTACATAATAATCAGAGGCGGGAATAGCTCAATTGGCTAGAGCATCAGCCTTCCAAGCTGAGGGTTGCGGGTTCGAGTCCCGTTTCCCGCTCCATATTTATGGCCAGTCGCATGCAGGCCCACGTAGCTCAGTCGGTGGAGCACTTCCTTGGTAAGGAAGAGGTCACCGGTTCAAGTCCGGTCGTGGGCTCCATTCAGGTAAAACCCTCAGTCTCATTTACATATATATTAAAGTCCGGTCGTTGCCAGGCCGGGCAGGATCAAGAGGCAGTCAAGGCCTGAACTTGGAAACTATTTGGGAAAATCCTTAAAAGTAAATAGGGGGAAGAGATGGGAAAGGCAAAGTTTGAGCGGAAGAAGCCGCATGTTAATATTGGCACGGTGGGTCACATTGACCATGGCAAGACCACATTGACTGCAGCCGTCACCAAG from Desulfonatronovibrio hydrogenovorans DSM 9292 includes the following:
- a CDS encoding tetratricopeptide repeat protein, whose translation is MPKETRAHKDESQGRGALESLLNDQAEARLQREISISRTGGSSKTETKSPGQGKGRKKSGTKASAGSVQTGPEYRQKPSMKETKAQLIKRMEMLLAEFDKLEAKIEQKDLELDKAKSDKTHLKAKLDKLQTEVKGLQDELQNKTGDQKKLADLERKYAEKVLKLEKDRENILRELSEKDSTIAGLQKEKSLLESEIDRMEVLVSEAQTKEELHQASLKKKDQELGLLQKEKHNLEQELEKLSHKTAARKKEEAAWEMQAKADDWRVRADELWDGSAYKAPQKAVYYLNAALELRPDWPQALNDRGLAHLDDFDLDGALEDFTTAIALKRDFAEAYHNRGVALLKSGKKFAARKDFQVAAGLGLWLGINALQVPKKDPGIIERLINLVFKRRDKK
- a CDS encoding protein-L-isoaspartate(D-aspartate) O-methyltransferase; protein product: MAIDPRRIRDKMVRNQIEARGISNPRVLKAMGTVPRHLFVDEALQAQAYEDHPLPIGHGQTISQPYIVALMSSILEVDPGMKVLEIGTGSGYQAAVLAEMGADVYTVERVKPLYQKARKLLADLRYHYVKTKLDDGTMGWPEKAPFDRVLVTAGGPDVPEPLVEQLSDPGILVIPVGSTKRSQTLVKVSKDRGKVDRRDMGSVAFVDLVGRFGW
- a CDS encoding CBS domain-containing protein, which codes for MLKVKDIMTTDIFTLKETDNLALARSVMNMARIRHIPIVNEEMHFIGLLTHRDILAATVSKLADVDSSTQEELDLGIPVLEIMNTSVRTISGNDSLRDAAALLLEHKFGCLPVVEGEKLVGIITEADFLNLTISLLDALSDDA
- a CDS encoding ParA family protein; the protein is MKIISFANYKGGVGKTTSVVNTARVLAEKNKKVLVIDLDPQGNSTLTLSRSNPFEHEKTVGDLLSDKDLSIRDCLVETPCGVDLIPTNLHSYPLVSSLPANSAKRIYGLKNKLNDLQEDYDYVLVDCPPQIEGALITNAIAASDYYVLPIEGESVYALQGVDHLIQAIDLIREDSGSGIRLLGALVTMVDTRTKAGQMVMEAINRYFKDMVFKAVIRRNTTINKANLSNKCVCDLDPKSSGCADYRAFAQELVSRIDTEIKNK
- a CDS encoding Mrp/NBP35 family ATP-binding protein, which gives rise to MSIQDELISTTLSKIKYKIFVMSGKGGVGKSSVAVNLAAALAAKGRKVGLLDVDIHGPSVPHLLGIKGLLDADRGKMVKPKMYNDNLAVVSMESLLQDPDQAVLWRGPMKTTAIRQFVADVAWGELDFLIIDSPPGTGDEPMTVLKTIPDALCVVVTTPQEISLADVRKSINFLQYAKANILGIVENMSGLICPHCQGEVSLFKKGGGRDLADKYGLSFLGAIPLDPASVVAGDLGRPVVLIDGPSPAKDALKALADTVEETAINSLEALATVHK
- the wrbA gene encoding NAD(P)H:quinone oxidoreductase, with protein sequence MIVKVVYYSMYGHIHAMAQAVAQGVSQVSDARVDMRRVPETLSDDILEKMGALQARDKMKDVQAATVDELDEASAIIFGTPTRFGNMCGQMRQFLDATGKLWASGALIGKVGSVFTSTATQHGGQESTILSFHTTLLHQGMIIVGLPYSFQGQMRIDEVTGGSPYGASTIAGGDGQRMPSENELEAARFQGRHVAEIAAKLG
- a CDS encoding YqaA family protein → MAAKKGAEKVLMMVAFTESIFFPIPQDLLLIPMGLSRPRKVFRLATLCLVASVLGGVVGYFIGLFFMELVGLAIINFYGLADKYLIIQEWYDRYDAWAVAVAGISPVPYKVCTLTAGAFKINFAVFVIASVLSRGLRFYLVAAVIYWQGERARDFLEKRFDLVVSLTLVLVVLGFILIKFI